A window from Mycolicibacterium tokaiense encodes these proteins:
- a CDS encoding MmpS family transport accessory protein: MTRVLRRAWIPLLIVVVVVIAGFTVHRIRGFFASEPPLVTPVNFADDPEPFEPKVVEYEVEGLGGTANVNYLDLEGKPQRVDGAALPWRVRLETTNPSAMAQVVAQGAGSSLTCRIIVDGELKEERTVDGVSAQTFCIEKSA, from the coding sequence ATGACCAGGGTGTTGAGGCGGGCATGGATCCCTCTGCTCATCGTCGTCGTGGTGGTGATCGCGGGGTTCACGGTGCACCGCATTCGGGGGTTCTTCGCGTCCGAACCGCCGCTGGTGACGCCGGTCAACTTCGCCGACGACCCTGAGCCCTTCGAACCCAAGGTGGTCGAGTACGAGGTCGAGGGCCTCGGCGGGACCGCCAACGTCAACTACCTCGATCTGGAGGGCAAGCCGCAGCGCGTCGATGGTGCGGCCCTGCCCTGGCGGGTCCGGCTGGAGACCACCAATCCCTCGGCCATGGCCCAGGTGGTGGCCCAGGGCGCAGGCAGCAGCCTGACCTGCCGGATCATCGTCGACGGTGAGCTCAAAGAGGAAAGGACCGTCGACGGCGTGAGCGCCCAGACCTTCTGCATCGAGAAGTCCGCATGA